In Devosia sp. XK-2, one DNA window encodes the following:
- a CDS encoding helix-turn-helix transcriptional regulator yields the protein MPIKVNLAVVLAQRGVKSKDLAQAIGITEANLSLLKQGKVKGIRFETLEAICQYLQCQPGDLLAFEGSREAGE from the coding sequence ATGCCGATCAAAGTCAATCTGGCCGTCGTGCTGGCGCAACGTGGCGTCAAGTCCAAGGATCTGGCTCAGGCTATCGGCATTACCGAAGCCAATCTGAGCCTGCTCAAGCAAGGCAAGGTCAAGGGCATCCGATTTGAGACGCTGGAGGCCATCTGCCAATATCTGCAGTGCCAACCGGGCGACCTTCTGGCCTTTGAAGGGAGTCGCGAGGCGGGAGAGTAA
- the ugpC gene encoding sn-glycerol-3-phosphate ABC transporter ATP-binding protein UgpC yields MSGLKLTNVKKSFGTVEVIRGVDLDIADKEFVVFVGPSGCGKSTLLRMIAGLEQISGGDLFIGDNRMNDVDPSKRGIAMVFQSYALYPHMSVRENMGFALRFAGANKSEIESRVAEAARILELEPLLDRRPGQLSGGQRQRVAIGRAIVRHPDVFLFDEPLSNLDAELRVHMRIELARLHKELNTTIIYVTHDQVEAMTLADKIVVLRDGRIEQVGSPLELYDDPDNLFVAGFIGSPKMNFLDGTAEADGIRLKDFPGQVIPSPVSLEVGTEVTIGIRPEHFTRQGSAALDVNVEIIEHLGGETYAYARDKGAEVITIATGNDRDLKTGDRYKAHFDPAALLVFNRDGQRLR; encoded by the coding sequence ATGTCCGGTTTGAAGCTGACCAATGTGAAAAAGTCCTTCGGCACTGTGGAGGTGATCCGGGGCGTTGATCTGGACATTGCCGACAAGGAATTCGTGGTCTTTGTCGGTCCCTCGGGCTGCGGCAAGTCCACCCTGCTGCGCATGATCGCGGGGCTTGAGCAGATTTCGGGCGGCGATCTGTTCATCGGCGACAACCGCATGAACGATGTCGATCCGTCCAAGCGCGGCATCGCCATGGTGTTCCAGTCCTATGCGCTCTATCCGCATATGAGTGTGCGAGAGAATATGGGTTTCGCCCTGCGCTTTGCCGGCGCCAACAAATCCGAGATCGAGAGCCGGGTCGCCGAGGCCGCCCGCATCCTCGAGCTCGAACCGCTGCTCGATCGCCGCCCGGGCCAGCTCTCGGGCGGACAGCGCCAGCGCGTCGCCATTGGTCGCGCCATCGTGCGGCATCCCGACGTGTTCCTCTTCGACGAACCGCTCTCCAATCTCGACGCCGAGCTGCGCGTGCATATGCGCATCGAGTTGGCGCGGCTCCACAAGGAACTCAACACCACCATCATCTATGTCACCCACGATCAGGTCGAGGCCATGACCCTGGCCGACAAGATCGTGGTGCTGCGCGACGGGCGCATCGAACAGGTCGGTTCGCCGCTCGAACTCTATGACGATCCCGACAATCTCTTTGTCGCCGGTTTTATCGGCTCGCCGAAAATGAACTTTCTCGACGGCACGGCCGAGGCCGACGGCATCCGCCTCAAGGATTTCCCGGGCCAGGTCATTCCCTCGCCAGTCTCCCTGGAGGTCGGCACGGAGGTCACCATCGGCATTCGCCCCGAGCATTTCACACGTCAGGGCTCAGCTGCGCTGGACGTCAATGTCGAGATCATCGAACATCTCGGCGGTGAAACCTATGCCTATGCGCGCGATAAGGGGGCAGAGGTCATCACCATCGCAACTGGCAACGATCGCGATCTCAAGACTGGTGATCGCTACAAAGCCCATTTCGACCCCGCAGCGCTGCTGGTTTTCAATAGGGATGGTCAGCGCCTGCGTTGA
- a CDS encoding TetR/AcrR family transcriptional regulator, translating into MSLEKLRPRPQGNLRETLIEAGLTLLKRDGLSGLTLRKCAALAGVSHAAPAHHFDGVAGLLDAIAARGFTIFADAMEAEAARGPDEPRARLEAICVAYFEFAKAHPDLFDLMFRQVWPIGGRAEELGVAGARAYGVLVSACAPFVPPGTDPGVVESQVWSLIHGYAVLVLVGKLGANRPIVPVAEVLALLQRLELPA; encoded by the coding sequence ATGTCTCTTGAAAAGTTGCGCCCCCGTCCCCAAGGCAATCTGCGTGAAACCCTGATCGAAGCTGGCCTGACCCTGCTAAAACGCGATGGCCTTTCCGGGCTTACTCTACGCAAATGTGCGGCACTGGCGGGCGTGTCCCATGCCGCTCCGGCACACCATTTCGATGGCGTGGCGGGACTGCTCGACGCCATTGCGGCGCGTGGTTTTACTATTTTTGCCGATGCCATGGAGGCCGAAGCCGCGCGCGGTCCGGACGAGCCGCGCGCGCGTCTTGAGGCAATTTGTGTCGCCTATTTTGAGTTCGCCAAAGCCCATCCTGACCTGTTCGACCTGATGTTCCGTCAGGTCTGGCCGATTGGCGGGCGCGCCGAGGAGCTGGGCGTGGCCGGCGCCCGCGCTTATGGTGTGCTGGTCAGCGCCTGCGCGCCCTTTGTGCCGCCCGGCACCGATCCGGGCGTGGTTGAGTCCCAGGTCTGGTCGCTCATTCACGGCTATGCCGTGCTGGTCTTGGTGGGCAAATTGGGTGCCAATCGGCCCATTGTTCCCGTAGCCGAAGTGCTGGCGCTTCTGCAGCGCCTGGAACTGCCGGCCTAG
- a CDS encoding 2'-deoxycytidine 5'-triphosphate deaminase, with amino-acid sequence MADSWPRGVFPARLIERLHREGAIRVSLPFDEDQVQPASLDLRLGKTAYRVRASFLPGPDHSVAERIEALKLHEIDLSQGAVLERGCVYLVPLEESLDLPEDVSASANPKSSTGRLDVFTRVIGDRARGFDQLPAGYTGPLYLEISPRTFPVLVRTGSRLSQMRFRCGDSRLSIAEHRALHATDTLVIGGDMPVGEGVALSIDLEGQGRDGLIGFRSKRHTAVVDVDKKAALDVLDFWEPLHAHGQSELILDPDEFYILVSLEAVHVPPTHAAEMVPFDPLVGEFRVHYAGFFDPGFGHSAAGGTGSRAVLEVRSREVPFLLGHGQIIGRLIYEELAEKPDRLYGTDLGSNYQAQTLKLSKHFKPFPG; translated from the coding sequence ATGGCTGACAGCTGGCCCAGGGGCGTTTTTCCGGCGCGGTTGATCGAAAGGCTGCATCGGGAGGGGGCGATCCGGGTGTCCCTGCCTTTCGACGAGGACCAGGTGCAGCCAGCAAGCCTCGACCTGAGATTGGGCAAAACCGCCTATCGCGTGCGGGCAAGCTTCCTGCCCGGTCCCGATCATTCGGTCGCCGAACGCATCGAAGCCCTCAAGCTGCACGAAATCGACCTCAGCCAGGGCGCGGTGCTGGAGCGCGGCTGCGTCTATCTCGTGCCGCTCGAAGAAAGCCTGGACTTGCCGGAAGATGTGAGCGCGTCGGCCAATCCGAAGAGCTCGACCGGCCGGCTCGATGTATTTACCCGGGTGATCGGGGACCGGGCGCGCGGCTTTGACCAATTGCCAGCAGGCTATACCGGACCGCTTTATCTCGAAATCAGCCCGCGCACCTTTCCTGTCCTGGTGCGCACGGGATCCCGCCTGTCGCAAATGCGGTTTCGATGCGGGGACAGCCGGCTCAGCATTGCCGAACACAGAGCACTGCACGCCACAGATACATTGGTGATCGGCGGAGACATGCCGGTGGGCGAAGGCGTTGCCCTGTCTATCGACCTTGAAGGTCAGGGTCGTGATGGGCTGATCGGGTTTCGCTCCAAGCGCCATACTGCGGTTGTCGATGTGGACAAGAAGGCGGCGCTCGATGTGCTCGATTTCTGGGAGCCGCTTCATGCCCATGGGCAAAGCGAGCTGATCCTGGACCCGGATGAATTCTACATTCTGGTGAGCCTGGAAGCGGTGCATGTGCCCCCTACCCACGCAGCCGAAATGGTGCCTTTCGATCCGCTGGTGGGCGAGTTCCGCGTCCACTATGCCGGTTTTTTCGATCCCGGCTTCGGCCATTCGGCGGCCGGAGGCACGGGCAGCCGCGCGGTTCTGGAAGTCAGGAGCCGCGAGGTGCCGTTTTTGCTCGGGCACGGCCAGATCATTGGCCGGCTGATCTATGAGGAACTGGCAGAAAAGCCGGACCGGCTCTATGGCACTGATCTGGGCTCAAATTATCAGGCGCAAACGCTCAAGCTCTCCAAACATTTCAAACCGTTTCCAGGCTAG
- a CDS encoding LysR substrate-binding domain-containing protein: MYHGVMHALDTDFLRSFLAISDTGSFGAAAQKVNKTQSTISAQMKRLEETLGVPLFAKEGRRNLLTPEGLRLLEYARSIVRLNEETLNAFRAPRLGGSIKLGICDDYGQTFLLPALARFARRYPQIEVEVVTADSPTLRRRAVVDSFDAIIVSTKSGVEGLELLRLDQLYWIGAEDHTTHLEPRLPLAMWSEGCRWRSMALAALAEAGRPYRVMHTTSNASLLRAVVREGLAITVGPKWYLEKGLVLLSEMNRSCPLGEDGLGIKIMNPDMDEPISTFLDYVRTFFSDRDRAVA, translated from the coding sequence ATGTATCATGGCGTCATGCACGCTCTTGATACCGATTTCCTGCGGTCCTTCCTCGCCATCTCCGACACGGGCAGCTTTGGTGCTGCCGCGCAGAAGGTGAACAAGACCCAATCCACTATTTCCGCGCAGATGAAGCGGCTCGAAGAGACCCTCGGCGTTCCCCTGTTCGCCAAGGAGGGGCGCCGCAATCTGTTGACGCCCGAAGGCCTGCGCCTTCTCGAATATGCGCGCTCAATCGTGCGGCTGAATGAGGAGACCCTGAACGCCTTCAGGGCGCCGCGATTGGGTGGCTCAATCAAATTGGGCATCTGTGACGACTATGGCCAGACCTTCTTGTTGCCAGCCCTTGCGCGCTTCGCGCGTCGCTATCCGCAGATCGAGGTTGAAGTCGTCACTGCCGATAGTCCCACGCTACGTCGTCGGGCGGTTGTCGACTCCTTCGATGCCATTATCGTTTCGACGAAGTCGGGTGTTGAGGGGCTTGAATTGCTGCGCTTGGATCAGCTTTACTGGATCGGAGCGGAGGACCACACGACCCATCTGGAACCGCGTCTGCCCCTGGCCATGTGGTCCGAAGGGTGCCGCTGGCGCAGCATGGCTCTGGCTGCGCTCGCTGAGGCCGGCCGGCCCTATCGCGTCATGCACACCACATCCAATGCCTCGCTTTTGCGGGCGGTCGTGCGCGAAGGGCTGGCTATTACCGTGGGTCCAAAATGGTATCTCGAAAAGGGCCTCGTCTTGCTGTCCGAGATGAACCGGTCCTGCCCTCTGGGAGAGGACGGACTTGGCATCAAGATCATGAATCCGGACATGGACGAGCCGATCTCGACTTTTCTCGACTATGTCCGAACTTTTTTCAGCGACCGGGATCGGGCCGTGGCCTAG
- a CDS encoding transporter substrate-binding domain-containing protein — translation MTYTPISAQPLPYHADPDAREILPSLTPIPAIRFLTTADFPPFNYRDESGELVGFNIDLARRICAEVDVACTIQVWPWDQAAAALSDNLGDALIAGLAMTPENGELFDFSATYLALPGRFVTRKDAIAGFRPEGLAGKQVAVRDGSAHATFLQRYLPGVEAVPFDSELAGLDAVKSGQVDAWFGDAMRGAFWLNDNLACCGFAGEAYFRPALFGEGFTIALPAGHDPVRHAIDWALVRLKQNGALDELYLRWFPVGFY, via the coding sequence ATGACGTATACCCCTATTTCGGCTCAGCCGCTGCCCTATCATGCCGATCCCGATGCGCGCGAAATACTCCCCAGCCTCACGCCCATTCCGGCCATCCGTTTCCTCACCACAGCCGACTTTCCGCCGTTCAACTATCGCGATGAGAGCGGCGAACTGGTCGGTTTCAATATCGATCTGGCACGGCGCATCTGCGCCGAGGTTGATGTGGCCTGTACCATCCAGGTCTGGCCCTGGGATCAGGCCGCCGCGGCACTATCCGATAATCTGGGCGACGCCCTGATCGCCGGTCTCGCCATGACGCCGGAAAATGGCGAATTGTTCGATTTTTCCGCGACCTATCTGGCGCTTCCCGGCCGCTTCGTCACGCGGAAAGATGCCATAGCTGGTTTCCGCCCCGAGGGTCTGGCGGGCAAGCAGGTCGCGGTCCGTGATGGCAGCGCCCATGCCACCTTTCTCCAGCGCTATCTGCCCGGTGTTGAGGCCGTACCGTTCGACAGCGAACTGGCAGGTTTGGACGCAGTAAAATCCGGCCAGGTCGATGCCTGGTTTGGCGATGCCATGCGCGGCGCCTTCTGGCTCAATGACAATCTGGCCTGCTGCGGCTTTGCTGGCGAAGCCTATTTCCGTCCCGCCCTCTTCGGTGAAGGGTTCACAATCGCCCTGCCGGCCGGACACGACCCTGTGCGCCATGCCATCGACTGGGCTCTCGTCCGCCTCAAGCAAAACGGGGCCCTGGACGAGCTTTACCTCCGTTGGTTCCCCGTCGGGTTCTACTAA
- a CDS encoding tellurite resistance TerB family protein, whose translation MTTAQDALIHLMIVAASSDSAMSEKELVRIAALIDRLPVFEGFERDRLAAVANDCADILNGPDGLDRVIENAIDALPEKLQDTAYALAVEVTAVDLHLEQEELRFLEMLRDQLSLDRLTTAAIEVAARARHRRLPA comes from the coding sequence ATGACTACCGCTCAAGACGCCCTCATTCACCTGATGATCGTTGCTGCCTCGTCCGACAGCGCCATGAGCGAGAAGGAACTGGTCCGCATTGCCGCGCTGATCGACCGGCTGCCGGTCTTTGAGGGTTTCGAGAGAGACCGTCTGGCAGCGGTGGCCAATGATTGTGCCGATATCCTGAACGGGCCCGATGGGCTGGACCGGGTGATTGAAAACGCCATCGACGCGCTGCCTGAAAAACTGCAGGACACCGCCTATGCGCTGGCCGTGGAAGTGACGGCGGTGGACCTGCATCTGGAGCAGGAAGAATTGCGGTTCCTGGAAATGCTGCGCGACCAGCTGAGCCTTGATCGGTTGACCACCGCGGCCATCGAAGTGGCCGCCCGGGCCCGGCACAGGCGCCTGCCGGCCTAG
- a CDS encoding chlorophyllide reductase has product MICKRYVLVAAALALAVLPLPVQAQQSSGSITIAQVMDAMENAPHNDHARQVLTAYFSGIGETTGVLFRQARSEGLLPVGCGGSMSLNWDGVADALRAAAPDASQWQTTPATPIIVTDMLARAGCD; this is encoded by the coding sequence ATGATATGCAAACGATACGTCCTGGTCGCGGCCGCACTGGCACTGGCCGTTTTGCCCCTGCCGGTTCAAGCGCAACAAAGTTCGGGCAGCATCACCATTGCCCAGGTGATGGACGCCATGGAGAACGCGCCGCACAATGATCACGCCCGGCAGGTTCTCACCGCCTATTTCTCGGGGATCGGGGAAACCACTGGCGTCCTGTTCAGGCAGGCGCGGAGCGAGGGCCTGCTGCCGGTCGGTTGCGGCGGGTCGATGAGTCTCAATTGGGACGGCGTTGCTGATGCCCTCAGGGCCGCGGCGCCAGATGCCAGTCAGTGGCAAACTACACCGGCAACACCGATCATCGTCACCGACATGCTGGCACGGGCGGGGTGTGACTAG
- the aac(6') gene encoding aminoglycoside 6'-N-acetyltransferase encodes MRIARAVAADAADWVAMRTALWPSGGNGAHAADIARLLADAGETVNLIARSDEGTALGFTEAALRRDYVNGCKTSPVAFLEGIFVRPEARGQGVARALVSAVEDWAREHGCTEFASDTSPDNFVSQDMHRALGFEETQRVVFFRKVLV; translated from the coding sequence GTGAGGATCGCGCGGGCCGTAGCGGCGGATGCCGCAGACTGGGTGGCCATGCGGACAGCGCTATGGCCGAGCGGCGGGAACGGCGCGCATGCGGCCGATATTGCCCGATTGCTGGCGGATGCCGGAGAGACGGTCAACCTGATCGCCCGCAGTGACGAGGGGACGGCGCTGGGCTTTACCGAGGCGGCGCTGCGACGCGATTATGTGAATGGCTGCAAGACCTCGCCGGTGGCGTTTCTCGAAGGAATTTTCGTGAGGCCGGAGGCGCGGGGGCAAGGCGTGGCGCGGGCACTGGTTTCGGCCGTTGAAGATTGGGCCCGGGAACATGGCTGCACGGAATTTGCCTCGGATACCTCGCCGGACAATTTTGTAAGCCAGGACATGCACCGCGCGCTGGGCTTTGAGGAAACCCAGCGCGTGGTGTTTTTCAGAAAGGTACTGGTTTAG
- a CDS encoding DUF2975 domain-containing protein, whose translation MIEVMSTPPAALPSQREKRFFLTLAVIAGIIAALLPIGLIGFWAGIVPDDLWGRAVPGLPVGLELDLGKRAGAAILGLIPMGLLVWGLLRVRQTFIAFAAGEVFSASAIAGLRDFAIGVGASALIQPLIGALLSLYLTWDAPAGGRRLVLQLGSDTALFVLFAATFLAATWTMRRAAALAEENSQFV comes from the coding sequence ATGATTGAAGTTATGTCCACGCCCCCCGCGGCCCTGCCGTCCCAAAGGGAAAAACGGTTCTTTCTGACATTGGCGGTCATAGCCGGCATCATCGCCGCACTGCTGCCAATCGGGCTGATCGGGTTCTGGGCCGGTATCGTTCCCGACGATCTATGGGGTCGCGCGGTGCCAGGACTGCCGGTGGGTCTAGAACTGGATTTAGGCAAGCGCGCGGGCGCGGCAATTCTGGGCCTGATCCCCATGGGACTGCTGGTCTGGGGCCTATTGCGGGTCCGCCAGACATTCATCGCCTTCGCGGCCGGTGAAGTGTTCTCGGCCAGCGCCATTGCCGGTCTGCGCGACTTTGCCATTGGTGTCGGCGCCAGCGCGTTGATCCAGCCATTGATCGGCGCCCTGCTCAGCCTTTACCTCACTTGGGACGCGCCGGCAGGCGGCCGCCGACTGGTGCTGCAATTGGGCAGCGACACGGCGCTGTTCGTGCTGTTCGCGGCCACCTTTCTTGCGGCCACCTGGACAATGCGACGCGCAGCGGCCCTGGCCGAAGAAAACAGCCAATTCGTCTAG
- a CDS encoding DUF2306 domain-containing protein, which yields MLVTGMVWGRNALLWIFALGIAVFSWRFMVGGVEATMAFVAYHAEARPLAFFAHVGFAPVALALVPFQLWQGLRQKRPFVHRLIGRLYGLAILISGVGGLWLALNTAAGPVASWGFGILAVLWLSTTGWGIGLAMRGDRVAHRRWMIRSIALTLAAVTLRIQLLVSMMFDIPMDVAYPAIAWLCWVPNLLIAELMLRNPRRVAAIA from the coding sequence ATGTTGGTGACGGGTATGGTTTGGGGGCGCAATGCGCTGCTTTGGATCTTTGCACTTGGAATTGCCGTTTTTTCCTGGCGCTTCATGGTCGGCGGCGTAGAAGCCACGATGGCCTTTGTTGCCTATCACGCCGAAGCGCGGCCGCTGGCCTTTTTCGCCCATGTGGGTTTCGCACCAGTGGCACTGGCCCTGGTGCCATTTCAGCTTTGGCAGGGCCTGCGCCAAAAGCGCCCATTTGTGCATAGGCTCATCGGACGTCTCTATGGACTGGCCATTTTGATCTCGGGCGTGGGCGGGCTGTGGCTGGCGCTGAATACGGCAGCGGGCCCCGTCGCATCCTGGGGGTTCGGCATCCTCGCGGTTTTGTGGCTGAGCACCACGGGTTGGGGTATCGGCCTTGCCATGCGCGGAGACCGGGTGGCGCACCGCCGCTGGATGATCCGCTCCATCGCCCTAACTCTGGCTGCGGTGACGCTGCGCATCCAATTGCTGGTGAGCATGATGTTCGACATCCCGATGGATGTGGCCTATCCGGCAATTGCGTGGCTCTGCTGGGTGCCCAATCTGCTCATAGCCGAATTGATGCTGCGCAATCCGCGTCGAGTGGCCGCAATCGCCTGA
- a CDS encoding lysine--tRNA ligase: protein MSPATLPALDPDFFAPAENARAWPFEEARKLVKRLEKSGKGEAVFETGYGPSGLPHIGTFGEVARTTMVRTAFRLLTRDEIPTRLICFSDDMDGMRKIPDTVPSKEAMEPHLQKPLTAVPDPWTNEYASFGEHNNAMLRRFLDTFGFNYEFASATDYYKSGRFDEVLLRAVERYDDIMQVMLPTLGAERQATYSPFLPISPISGRVLYVPMKEINAKDGTITFADEDGRDTTLPVTGGHVKMQWKPDFGMRWAALDVDFEMFGKDHQTNQHIYDKICAILGGTPPEHYVFELFLDAEGQKISKSKGNGLTIDEWLTYAQTESLGLYMFQKPRVAKRLHFDVIPRAVDEYFAHVAAYERQDAAQRLENPAFHVHYGNVPKVDMPVTFALLLNLATASNPETPEVMWGYISAYAPGVSAKTHPHLDALVGYAMRYFRDFVEKTYRAPDDVERAALEALSDAFAALPADATNETIQNAALDVARHIERYQDHSKKSPTGGPGVSGDFFQMLYQVLIGQERGPRFGSFAALYGVENTRKLIGKALAGELLAA, encoded by the coding sequence GTGTCGCCCGCCACTTTGCCCGCCCTGGACCCCGATTTCTTCGCGCCCGCTGAGAATGCGCGCGCCTGGCCGTTCGAGGAAGCGCGCAAACTGGTCAAACGCCTGGAAAAGTCGGGCAAGGGCGAAGCCGTGTTCGAAACCGGCTATGGTCCCTCGGGTCTGCCCCATATCGGCACCTTCGGCGAAGTGGCGCGCACCACCATGGTGCGGACCGCTTTCCGCCTCTTGACGCGCGATGAAATCCCGACGCGGCTCATCTGCTTTTCCGACGATATGGACGGCATGCGCAAGATACCGGACACCGTCCCCTCCAAGGAGGCGATGGAGCCGCATCTGCAAAAGCCGCTGACTGCGGTGCCCGATCCCTGGACCAATGAATACGCCAGCTTCGGTGAGCACAATAACGCCATGCTGCGCCGGTTCCTGGACACATTCGGCTTTAATTACGAATTCGCCAGCGCCACCGACTATTACAAGTCGGGCCGCTTTGACGAGGTGCTGCTGCGCGCCGTCGAACGCTATGACGATATCATGCAGGTGATGCTGCCCACGCTCGGCGCCGAGCGTCAGGCCACCTATTCGCCCTTCCTGCCGATCTCCCCCATTTCCGGGCGCGTCCTCTATGTGCCCATGAAGGAGATCAACGCCAAGGACGGCACGATCACCTTCGCAGACGAGGATGGACGCGACACCACCCTGCCGGTCACCGGCGGCCATGTGAAGATGCAGTGGAAGCCCGATTTCGGCATGCGCTGGGCCGCGCTCGATGTCGATTTCGAAATGTTCGGCAAGGACCACCAGACCAATCAGCATATCTACGACAAGATTTGCGCGATCCTGGGTGGCACGCCGCCAGAGCATTATGTCTTTGAGCTGTTCCTGGATGCCGAAGGGCAGAAGATTTCCAAGTCCAAGGGCAATGGCCTGACCATTGACGAATGGCTGACCTATGCGCAGACGGAAAGCCTGGGGCTCTACATGTTCCAGAAGCCGCGCGTCGCCAAGCGCCTGCATTTCGACGTCATTCCGCGCGCCGTGGACGAATATTTCGCCCATGTCGCCGCCTATGAGCGGCAGGATGCGGCTCAGCGCCTCGAGAACCCGGCCTTCCACGTCCATTACGGCAATGTGCCCAAGGTCGATATGCCGGTCACTTTCGCACTGCTGCTCAATCTGGCGACGGCCTCCAACCCGGAAACGCCCGAAGTCATGTGGGGCTATATCTCGGCCTATGCGCCGGGCGTCTCGGCCAAGACCCATCCGCATCTCGATGCCCTGGTCGGCTACGCCATGCGCTATTTCCGCGATTTCGTCGAAAAGACCTATCGGGCGCCCGACGATGTCGAACGTGCCGCGCTCGAGGCCCTCTCGGACGCCTTTGCCGCCCTGCCGGCCGATGCGACCAACGAGACCATCCAGAACGCGGCGCTGGACGTGGCGCGCCATATCGAGCGCTACCAGGATCATTCCAAGAAGAGCCCCACCGGCGGTCCCGGCGTCTCCGGCGACTTCTTCCAGATGCTCTACCAGGTGCTGATCGGGCAGGAACGCGGTCCCCGCTTCGGCTCCTTCGCCGCGCTCTATGGCGTTGAGAACACCCGCAAGCTGATCGGCAAGGCGCTGGCTGGCGAATTGCTGGCGGCCTGA
- the metZ gene encoding O-succinylhomoserine sulfhydrylase, whose translation MSKANNPLRDPKKLSAATQMVHGGGKRTEFHETSEALFLNSGFSYPSSEHAELLFQGKVPGGHNYSRFANPSYDMFQDRMALIEGAEAARCFATGMSAVTNAVMSQVRAGDHIVASQALFGGCRYVVEDFAPRFGVASTLVDGRDPANFAAAMQPNTKVVFIETPTNPTLELVDIAAVAEIAHAHGAKLIVDNVFATALYQKPLELGADIVTYSATKHIDGQGRVLGGIVLGSKAIIEGDVHTFLRHTGATLSPFNAWVLTKGLETFALRVEQMTNSAEKVAAALSSHPKVNRVIYPHLESHPQYDLAKRQMKRGSTLLALDLKGGQDAAFTLSDSLAVILISNNLGDAKSLITHPRTTTHQRLTEEVRLETGVTPGLLRLSVGLEDPDDLIADLMYGLDQV comes from the coding sequence ATGTCCAAGGCGAACAATCCCCTCCGCGATCCGAAGAAGCTCTCGGCGGCCACGCAGATGGTGCACGGCGGGGGCAAGCGCACTGAGTTTCACGAAACCAGTGAGGCCCTGTTCCTCAATTCCGGTTTTTCCTATCCCTCTTCCGAACATGCCGAACTGCTGTTCCAGGGCAAGGTGCCGGGCGGACACAATTACTCGCGCTTCGCCAACCCCAGCTATGACATGTTCCAGGATCGCATGGCCCTGATCGAAGGTGCCGAGGCGGCCCGCTGTTTCGCCACTGGCATGTCTGCGGTCACCAACGCGGTCATGAGCCAGGTGCGGGCTGGGGACCATATCGTGGCGTCTCAGGCGCTGTTCGGTGGCTGTCGCTATGTGGTGGAAGATTTCGCACCGCGTTTCGGCGTTGCTTCGACGCTGGTCGATGGTCGCGATCCGGCCAATTTTGCCGCCGCCATGCAGCCCAATACCAAGGTAGTCTTCATTGAGACCCCGACCAATCCGACCCTGGAACTGGTCGATATCGCCGCCGTGGCCGAAATCGCTCACGCTCATGGCGCCAAGCTCATTGTCGACAATGTCTTTGCCACAGCGCTCTACCAGAAGCCGCTGGAACTGGGCGCCGATATCGTCACCTATTCGGCCACCAAGCACATTGACGGCCAGGGCCGGGTCCTGGGCGGGATCGTGCTGGGTTCCAAGGCGATTATCGAGGGCGATGTCCACACCTTCTTGCGCCATACCGGTGCAACGCTCTCGCCTTTCAACGCCTGGGTGCTGACCAAGGGCCTTGAGACCTTTGCCCTGCGGGTCGAGCAGATGACCAATAGCGCCGAAAAGGTCGCGGCGGCTCTTTCCTCCCATCCCAAGGTCAACCGGGTGATCTATCCCCACCTTGAAAGCCACCCGCAATATGATCTGGCCAAGCGCCAGATGAAGCGCGGCTCAACCCTTCTGGCGCTGGACCTCAAGGGCGGTCAGGACGCTGCCTTCACCCTCTCCGACAGCTTGGCGGTGATCCTGATTTCCAACAATCTTGGCGACGCCAAATCGCTCATCACCCATCCGCGCACTACGACCCACCAGCGCCTGACCGAAGAGGTTCGCCTTGAAACCGGCGTCACCCCAGGCCTGTTGCGCCTCTCGGTGGGCCTTGAAGACCCTGACGATCTGATCGCCGATCTCATGTATGGGTTGGATCAGGTTTAA